A window from Sus scrofa isolate TJ Tabasco breed Duroc chromosome 2, Sscrofa11.1, whole genome shotgun sequence encodes these proteins:
- the FCHSD1 gene encoding F-BAR and double SH3 domains protein 1 isoform X1, whose product MQPPPRKVKPAQEVKLRFLEQLSILQTRQQREADLLEDIRSYSKQRAAIEREYGQALQKLAGPYLKREGHRSGEMDSRPSLGRGRMVFGAWRCLLDATMAGGQARLQASDRYRDLAGGTGRSAKEQVLRKGAENLQRAQAEVLESVRELSRSRKLYGQRERVWALAQEKAADVQARLNRSDHGLFHTRTSLLKLSTKLSAQSAQYSQQLRAARNEYLLNLVATNAHLDHYYQEELPALLKALVSELLEHLRDPLTSLSRTELEAAEMALEHARRGGQATSQVSWEQDLELFLQEPGVFSPSPPQQFQPAGSDQVCVLELEGGAGGEAGESGLEKEVQRWTSRAARDYKIQNHGRRVLQRLEQRRQQAPEREAPGIEQRLQEVRESIRRAQVSQVKGAARLALLQGAGLDVQHWLKPAMTRAQDEVEQERRLSEARLSQRDLSPTTEDAELSDFEECEETGELFAEPAPPALATRPLPCPAHVVFGYQAGREDELTITEGEWLEVVEEGDADEWVKARNQHGEVGFVPERYLNFPDLSFPESGRDSDDPLGAEPTAFLARALYSYTGQSAEELSFPEGALIRLLPRAQDGVDDGFWRGEFGGHVGVFPSLLVEELLGPPGPSELSDPEQVPPSPSPPSFSPPAPTSAVDGSPAPVLPGDQDLDCPAPQDMVAPRLRPMRPPPPPPAKAPDPGHPGSLT is encoded by the exons ATGCAGCCGCCGCCCCGAAAA GTGAAGCCCGCCCAGGAGGTGAAGCTTCGCTTCCTGGAGCAGCTGAGCATCCTGCAGACCCGGCAGCAGAGGGAGGCGGATCTGCTGGAGGACATCAG ATCCTACAGCAAGCAGAGGGCAGCCATTGAACGGGAGTATGGGCAG GCACTCCAGAAACTGGCTGGGCCATACCTCAAGAGGGAAGGACACCGGAGTGGGGAGATGGACAGCAG ACCTTCTCTGGGGAGAGGCAGGATGGTGTTTGGTGCCTGGCGCTGCCTGCTGGATGCCACCATGGCTGGGGGCCAAGCCCGGCTCCAGGCGTCTGACCGATACCGGGACCTGGCCGGGGGCACAGGGCGGAGTGCCAAGGAGCAGGTGCTTAGGAAG GGAGCCGAGAACCTCCAGAGGGCACAGGCCGAGGTGCTAGAGTCTGTGCGGGAGCTGAGCCGAAGTCGGAAGCTGTACGGGCAGCGGGAACGTGTGTGGGCCTTGGCACAGGAGAAGGCGGCTGATGTCCAGGCCAG GCTGAACCGAAGTGACCACGGCCTCTTTCACACTCGGACCAGTCTCCTGAAACTCAGCACCAAG CTGTCAGCCCAGTCGGCCCAGTACTCCCAGCAGCTGAGAGCGGCCCGCAATGAGTACCTGCTCAACTTGGTGGCCACCAATGCCCATCTTGACCACTACTACCAGGAGGAACTGCCGGCCCTGCTCAAG GCCCTGGTCAGCGAGCTGTTGGAACACTTGAGGGACCCCCTGACCTCCCTGAGCCGCACTGAGCTGGAAGCTGCTGAGATGGCCCTGGAGCATGCCCGCCGTGGGGGCCAGGCGACCTCCCAG GTGAGCTGGGAGCAGGACCTGGAGCTCTTTCTTCAGGAGCCTGGAGTATTTTCCCCCAGCCCACCTCAGCAGTTCCAGCCAGCAGGCAGTGATCAG GTGTGTGTCCTGGAGCTGGAAGGGGGCGCAGGAGGCGAGGCTGGGGAGAGCGGCCTGGAGAAAGAGGTTCAGCGCTGGACCAGCCGAGCTGCCCGAGACTACAAGATCCAGAACCACGGGCGTCGG gTGCTGCAGCGGCTGGAGCAGAGGCGGCAGCAGGCTCCTGAGCGGGAGGCCCCAGGCATCGAACAGCGGCTGCAGGAAGTACGGGAGAGCATCCGCCGGGCACAG GTGAGCCAGGTGAAGGGCGCTGCCCGCCTGGCCCTGCTGCAGGGCGCTGGCCTGGATGTGCAGCACTGGCTGAAGCCAGCCATGACCCGGGCCCAGGATGAGGTGGAGCAGGAGCGACGGCTCAGCGAGGCCCGGCTGTCCCAGAGGGACCTCTCTCCCACG ACAGAGGATGCGGAGCTCTCTGACTTTGAGGAGTGTGAGGAGACTGGGGAGCTCTTCGCGGAgcctgcccccccagccctggccaccaggcccctcccctgccctgcacaTGTGGTGTTCGGCTATCAG GCAGGACGTGAGGATGAGCTGACCATCACGGAGGGCGAGTGGCTGGAGGTCGTAGAGGAGGGAGATGCCGACGAGTGGGTCAAG GCTCGGAACCAGCACGGTGAGGTGGGCTTTGTCCCGGAGCGGTACCTCAACTTCCCGGACCTCTCCTTCCCTGAGAGCGGCCGCGACAGCGACGATcccctgggggcagagcccaCAG CGTTCCTGGCTCGTGCCTTGTACAGCTACACGGGACAGAGCGCAGAGGAGCTGAGCTTCCCCGAGGGGGCTCTCATCCGCCTGCTGCCCCGCGCCCAGGATGGAGTGGATGACGGCTTCTGGAGGGGAGAATTTGGGGGCCATGTGGGGGTCTTCCCCTCTCTGCTGGTGGAGGAGCTGCTTGGCCCCCCAGGGCCATCCGAACTCTCGGACCCTGAACAG